Proteins encoded within one genomic window of Humulus lupulus chromosome 1, drHumLupu1.1, whole genome shotgun sequence:
- the LOC133779842 gene encoding methyl jasmonate esterase 1: MAYSNKSPKTHQEMENKGTHFVLVHGSCHGAWCWYKVVALLKSKGHKVTTLDLASSGIHPKPIHEIKSISDYVEPLMDFMASLPPEERVILVGHSVGGACISVAMERFPEKISVAVFAAAFMPGPDLSFSIINEKKLNVL, from the exons ATGGCATATAGCAATAAAAGTCCAAAGACACATCAGGAGATGGAAAACAAAGGAACACATTTTGTGCTGGTTCATGGATCTTGTCATGGAGCATGGTGTTGGTATAAGGTGGTGGCTCTACTTAAGTCAAAAGGCCACAAAGTCACAACTTTGGACCTTGCCTCCTCTGGCATCCACCCAAAGCCGATTCATGAAATTAAGTCAATCTCTGACTACGTTGAGCCACTGATGGATTTCATGGCATCCCTACCCCCAGAGGAGAGGGTCATTCTGGTGGGTCACAGCGTGGGTGGAGCATGCATATCTGTTGCTATGGAAAGGTTCCCTGAGAAAATTTCTGTGGCTGTTTTCGCCGCAGCATTTATGCCTGGTCCTGACTTGAGCTTCTCCATTATAAATGAAAAG AAGTTGAATGTTCTTTAA